Proteins encoded within one genomic window of Triticum aestivum cultivar Chinese Spring chromosome 2D, IWGSC CS RefSeq v2.1, whole genome shotgun sequence:
- the LOC123055085 gene encoding ubiquinol oxidase 4, chloroplastic/chromoplastic, with the protein MAASAAPLRAALARSHAAASARAPTAFLPLPPRARRLNPAVLASGRGRRIRAEATARTRQEKEQQEAEVSAVEDSFAVREAAAAPPPEEEGGFDEELTLAGEDGDWVVRFEQSFNVFLTDTVIFILDILYRDRDYARFFVLETIARVPYFAFISVLHLYETFGWSRRADNIKVHFAESMNEFHHLLIMEALGGNSVWIDRFLARFSAFFYYFVTVAMYMLSPRMAYHFSECVERHAYSTYDKFLKLNGEELKKLPAPEVAVNYYMNEDLYMFDEFQTSRAPNSRRPKVDNLYDVFVNVRDDEAEHCKTMKACQTHETLRSPHAVQSSVEADAE; encoded by the exons ATGGCCGCCTCCGCGGCGCCGCTCCGGGCCGCGCTCGCCCGCAgccacgccgccgcctccgcgcgcgCCCCGACCGCCTTCCTCCCGCTCCCTCCTCGTGCTCGCCGCCTCAATCCGGCCGTCCTCGCCTCCGG GAGGGGGAGGCGGATCCGCGCGGAGGCGACGGCGAGGACGCGGCAGGAGAAGGAGCAGCAGGAAGCCGAGGTGTCCGCCGTCGAGGACTCCTTCGCCGTCAGGGAGGCGGCCGCCGCTCCTCCTCCGGAGGAGGAAGGGGGATTCGACGAAGAACTGACCCTCGCAGGCGAGGACGGCGACTGGGTCGTCAGGTTCGAGCAGTCCTTCAACGTATTCCTCACG GATACTGTCATCTTTATACTCGATATTCTGTACCGCGACCGCGACTACGCCAGGTTCTTCGTGCTCGAGACCATCGCCAGGGTGCCCTATTTTG CGTTTATATCGGTGCTTCACTTGTACGAGACCTTTGGCTGGTCGAGAAGAGCTGACAATATCAAAGTGCACTTTGCTGAAAGCATGAATGAGTTCCATCACCTCTTAATCATGGAA GCATTGGGTGGCAACTCTGTATGGATTGATCGCTTTCTTGCGCGGTTTAGTGCCTTCTTTTACTACTTTGTCACTGTTGCCATGTACATGCTGAGCCCAAGAATGGCAT ACCACTTTTCTGAATGTGTTGAGAGGCATGCATACTCAACTTATGACAAGTTCCTAAAGCTCAATGGAG AGGAGTTGAAAAAACTACCAGCTCCAGAGGTGGCTGTAAACTATTACATGAATGAGGATCTCTACATGTTTG ATGAGTTTCAAACATCAAGAGCTCCAAATTCTAGGAGGCCTAAAGTTG ATAACTTGTATGATGTATTCGTGAATGTACGGGACGATGAGGCGGAGCATTGCAAGACAATGAAGGCCTGTCAAACACATGAAACCCTCCGTTCTCCTCATGCCGTGCAGAGCTCAGTAGAAGCTGATGCAGAATGA
- the LOC123055086 gene encoding uncharacterized protein, producing the protein MAARRLAGAGRAVLSLPSVRRRATNSWAAVRDTFFSTKEVFESHRVVFTVGTSIASVLTAWAGYSLRHMQQTKIDKRLHSIEESLRNTHKVEHDEIKKIVTSYNISTSACIATALTTTVFGYALGWRGGAWYTRRIVRREQQKLMGQIKSQNRWHWRPFSKLRTRFRSNRHASKSSDAPPLPGKDAEASINKGQGAEALSNKAASANVGSGSQPAAAAAGCR; encoded by the exons ATGGCGGCTCGGCGGCTGGCCGGCGCGGGCCGCGCGGTGCTGTCGCTACCCAGCGTGCGGCGGCGGGCGACCAACTCCTGGGCCGCCGTCCGCGACACCTTCTTCTCCACCAAG GAAGTGTTCGAGAGCCACCGCGTCGTCTTCACCGTCGGCACCTCCATCGCCTCCGTCCTCACGGCGTGGGCCG GTTATTCTCTTCGTCATATGCAGCAAACAAAGATCGACAAGAGGCTCCATTCCATTGAGGAATCT TTGAGGAACACCCACAAAGTTGAACATGATGAGATCAAAAAGATTGTTACCTCCTATAATATTAGCACTTCAGCTTGTATAGCCACTGCATTGACAACTACGGTTTTTGG GTACGCCTTGGGGTGGCGCGGCGGAGCCTGGTACACCCGGAGGATCGTCCGGAGGGAGCAGCAGAAGCTGATGGGCCAGATAAAGTCGCAGAACCGGTGGCACTGGCGCCCCTTCAGCAAGCTGAGAACCCGTTTCAGGAGCAACCGGCACGCCTCCAAGAGCTCGGACGCCCCGCCACTTCCCGGCAAGGACGCCGAGGCCTCAATCAACAAGGGCCAGGGGGCAGAGGCCCTTTCGAACAAGGCGGCCTCTGCGAACGTTGGCAGCGGCTCTCAGCCTGCAGCAGCGGCGGCAGGCTGCAGATGA